From the Desulfovibrio sp. JY genome, one window contains:
- a CDS encoding polysaccharide biosynthesis C-terminal domain-containing protein, producing the protein MTPSPRSLARNFLSLAVSRLVQIASGFFVLLAVARVLPLDDFGRYASIMALAGAVVAVTYFGIQQIMIRDMALDRTCAPTALGQALTLRLGLLVLAGLVLATIGFFSGYKGPAALGLALAFGVEACRSLSLLGCAVFQAYECMGYEPPLSIISGLASLILVGLALWLGLGVTGVLAGLFAAAALHMLLVWFVSGRNLCRPSFSFDRSALWRMLAASSVVGLGVFFHQNLFRANTLALTWLSNLAAVADFQAPHEFILKLEILPQALMLAVFPALARLAPVDPLGARRLFRLIFRHTLHAMVLPSILLAFYAEPACMLIFGPKYTGSVMVLRILSLAMAPLALDMLVNNVLVAIGRQRYALYYAAAALALNVAGNIYAVPRYGALGSAVVALGSYLWLLAFSTRFAARHGFRSHATGPLLRVLCAGGACLGACALLRQMPLVGASLGALVYVAVLAGLKAFGRRDILELRSVMHPRPQGTDNPGENL; encoded by the coding sequence GTGACGCCTTCGCCACGGTCGCTGGCCCGCAACTTTCTTTCCCTGGCCGTTTCCCGGCTGGTCCAGATCGCCAGCGGCTTTTTCGTGCTGCTGGCCGTGGCCCGGGTCCTGCCCCTCGACGATTTCGGCCGATACGCCTCGATCATGGCCCTGGCCGGAGCCGTGGTCGCGGTCACCTATTTCGGCATCCAGCAGATCATGATCCGCGACATGGCCCTCGACCGGACCTGCGCCCCGACGGCCCTGGGCCAGGCGCTGACCCTGCGCCTGGGTCTGCTCGTCCTGGCCGGACTGGTCCTGGCCACCATCGGCTTTTTTTCCGGCTACAAAGGACCGGCCGCCCTCGGATTGGCGCTCGCCTTCGGAGTCGAGGCCTGCCGCTCCCTGAGCCTGCTCGGCTGCGCCGTGTTCCAGGCCTACGAATGCATGGGCTACGAACCGCCGCTCTCCATCATTTCCGGGCTGGCCTCCCTGATCCTGGTCGGGCTGGCGCTGTGGCTGGGCCTTGGCGTCACGGGCGTTCTGGCCGGGCTTTTCGCCGCCGCCGCCCTGCACATGCTGCTCGTCTGGTTCGTGTCCGGCCGCAATCTGTGCCGTCCCTCGTTTTCTTTCGACCGGAGCGCGCTGTGGCGCATGCTCGCGGCCTCGTCGGTGGTGGGGCTCGGCGTCTTTTTCCACCAGAACCTGTTTCGGGCCAACACCCTGGCCCTGACCTGGCTGTCCAACCTTGCGGCCGTGGCCGATTTCCAGGCCCCGCACGAATTCATCCTCAAGCTCGAAATACTGCCCCAGGCGCTGATGCTGGCCGTGTTCCCGGCCCTGGCCCGTCTGGCCCCGGTCGATCCCCTGGGCGCCAGACGCCTGTTCCGGCTCATCTTCCGCCACACCCTGCACGCCATGGTCCTGCCCTCGATCCTGCTGGCCTTTTACGCCGAGCCGGCCTGCATGCTGATCTTCGGCCCCAAGTATACCGGATCGGTCATGGTCCTGCGCATCCTTTCCCTGGCCATGGCCCCCCTGGCCCTGGACATGCTGGTCAACAACGTCCTGGTGGCCATCGGCCGCCAGCGCTACGCCCTCTATTACGCGGCGGCGGCCCTGGCCCTCAATGTCGCCGGCAACATCTACGCCGTGCCCCGCTACGGCGCGCTCGGCTCGGCGGTGGTGGCCCTGGGTTCGTATCTGTGGCTTTTGGCCTTTTCCACGCGCTTCGCCGCCCGGCACGGCTTCCGGTCCCATGCCACTGGCCCGCTTCTGCGGGTGCTGTGCGCCGGGGGAGCCTGCCTCGGGGCCTGCGCGCTCCTGCGCCAGATGCCCCTTGTCGGCGCGTCGCTCGGCGCGCTGGTGTACGTGGCCGTGCTGGCGGGCCTTAAGGCCTTCGGCCGCCGCGACATCCTGGAACTGCGCTCCGTCATGCACCCGCGCCCGCAAGGCACGGACAACCCCGGAGAAAACCTATGA